Below is a window of Paenibacillus polymyxa DNA.
CCGACTTTTTATTTCGTACTTATGTTCTTTGGCTACTTTACGGATAATGTTATCCAAGGTTGTCGAGACACCTTTTTTAATCCCATCTGAAAATTGGTTATCCACTTCTGAATTCTTTGTAATGACGGCTGTATCCGTGGATAACCCGCCAATGTCATTTATGATAATGCTTTTACCAATCAAATCTTCATTTTTTGTAGAGCCATCATCATTTGTTGTAAGATCGACATATGCTGCAAAACCTTCAGTATTTACAATAACTTGCTCAAATTGCAAACGAACAGTCTTTCCTTCATATAAAGGAGTCTTTAAAAATTTAACTAGATGCTGACCGTTTTTGATTTTGTCTCTAAAAGCCTTTCTTTTCCCACGTTTAGCTTCATCTAGAGGAAGGCCAGTGGAAAGATAGTGGGGTACTTGATACACTCCATCTTCGTCTGGGGTTCCATTCATAACAGCATCCAGAGCAGCAGCTGTCAGGAGCAAAATAACAGGTTGATCCGATTCGCTTTTTTCCTCTTCTGGAGTCAATTCGTCATTATTGGAATACTTTGTCGCTAGATTACCTACAGCTACTTTTCTTTTATTATTTTTTAGAGCAGTAGATGTAATTTCTACATGAAGTGCGTCTAAAGGGTCTTTTTCCATATCTATAATGTCACGATCCTCTAAATCTACGACAACATTAGGTATAGTAAGCTCAACTGTTAAACCGTTAAGGTAGGCTTTGACAGCATCATTTCCAATATCGGCTGCCAACGCTCTTGCGGCATTGTTCATGTAAGATTCACTCCTTTT
It encodes the following:
- a CDS encoding ParM/StbA family protein: MNNAARALAADIGNDAVKAYLNGLTVELTIPNVVVDLEDRDIIDMEKDPLDALHVEITSTALKNNKRKVAVGNLATKYSNNDELTPEEEKSESDQPVILLLTAAALDAVMNGTPDEDGVYQVPHYLSTGLPLDEAKRGKRKAFRDKIKNGQHLVKFLKTPLYEGKTVRLQFEQVIVNTEGFAAYVDLTTNDDGSTKNEDLIGKSIIINDIGGLSTDTAVITKNSEVDNQFSDGIKKGVSTTLDNIIRKVAKEHKYEIKSRRVLVEIITNEKPEEQYHIWKNGNRVSIKDIIEPELAELAKEEYKLIKEVWRQVPDTRLAYQIGGGAVVLKNALTEINNKENQYPFRFVSAKESVWMIARAYFKILLMYLDEKGITITEAAATAE